One Carassius auratus strain Wakin chromosome 16, ASM336829v1, whole genome shotgun sequence genomic window carries:
- the bcam gene encoding basal cell adhesion molecule isoform X2 — protein MERAMLGRFGICGTLLVVALQVCLASVTVKVTPEVEVIKGETVKLPCSYTSSAPASAVVVQWLIEDSGARKQIAFKSPQGIGVDPGTTMTDRLTMENDLSLTISPVMVEDERIYICQVSAGAVGFSEDKTQVKVFFAPEKPTITGNNQAITVTPETGSSSEVGKCISRNAHPQPRIIWFKDATPLPEVKDLKEKTYMIPSVVKEASGLYTMTSTLFMQPVKADAKSVFHCTVEYSMPNNQIKQESSEKFSLSLLYSTETVFFKLKNQGPVKEGDDVLMECETDGNPQPEFEFYKGDKQLGGLKGTLTVKNVTRMDAGIYKCEALDFDAEEGVELTKTLSLNVHYLDPVAVTPEGPLVAAKGDAVELQCKTKSSDEYTLQWKKDSKELSQTGVLTLQSVTLADAGVYLCVGAVPSVPGLRKKANVTLTVTGAPEIAAPLNGFVEKEGGLVTLNCSALGHPAPQFTWKPSGKESVNVVGNKVISTVTLEASAAVLKDGVICEAYNKHGRDSKNFKVSIKSDPDKSSNPNTANRADKQQGGSSAVVIAVVVCVLLLLVLVALLFFLSKKGKLSCGKKDKKDVASGEVKGGIVVEMKSNEKGNEEAGLLKKPNAEQ, from the exons ATGGAGAGAGCGATGTTGGGACGGTTCGGGATTTGCGGCACCTTGCTCGTTGTAGCGCTGCAAg TATGTCTGGCTTCAGTCACGGTCAAGGTGACTCCAGAGGTGGAAGTGATTAAAGGAGAGACTGTCAAACTTCCTTGCAGCTACACCTCCTCTGCACCGGCCTCTGCTGTTGTGGTCCAGTGGTTGATT GAGGATTCAGGTGCAAGAAAACAAATTGCTTTCAAGTCTCCACAAGGTATTGGTGTTGATCCAGGCACAACAATGACAGATCGTCTAACCATGGAAAACGACCTGTCCCTCACCATCTCTCCAGTCATGGTGGAAGATGAGCGAATCTACATCTGCCAAGTGTCTGCCGGAGCTGTAGGGTTCTCTGAAGATAAGACCCAGGTCAAGGTTTTCT TTGCTCCGGAGAAGCCAACGATCACAGGAAATAATCAGGCTATTACTGTCACTCCCGAAACTGGCTCCTCCTCGGAG GTGGGCAAGTGCATCAGTAGGAATGCTCACCCTCAGCCTCGTATTATTTGGTTTAAAGATGCCACTCCTCTGCCTGAAGTAAAGGACCTGAAGGAAA aaaCATATATGATACCTAGTGTGGTGAAGGAAGCCTCAGGCCTGTACACCATGACCAGCACGCTGTTCATGCAGCCGGTTAAAGCTGATGCTAAATCTGTCTTCCACTGCACGGTGGAGTACAGCATGCCAAACAACCAGATCAAACAGGAGAGCTCCGAAAAGTTCAGCCTCTCGCTGCTCT ATTCAACAGAAACCGTGTTCTTCAAACTGAAGAATCAGGGGCCAGTCAAAGAGGGGGATGATGTGCTGATGGAGTGTGAGACTGACGGAAACCCTCAGCCAGAGTTTGAATTTTATAAAGGG GACAAACAACTGGGAGGATTGAAAGGAACGCTAACAGTGAAGAATGTCACTCGAATGGATGCTGGAATCTATAAGTGTGAAGCTCTGGATTTTGATGCTGAAGAGGGTGTTGAGCTTACCAAAACTCTTAGCTTAAATGTTCACT ATCTTGACCCCGTGGCAGTGACTCCAGAAGGCCCATTGGTTGCTGCTAAAGGAGATGCTGTGGAGCTTCAGTGTAAGACCAAGTCCTCTGATGAATACACCCTGCAGTGGAAAAAG GACTCAAAGGAGCTGTCGCAGACGGGTGTGTTGACCCTCCAGTCAGTGACTCTGGCTGACGCTGGCGTGTATTTATGTGTCGGAGCTGTACCTTCAGTGCCAGGTCTCCGAAAAAAAGCCAATGTCACCCTTACCGTCACAG gtGCACCTGAGATTGCTGCACCACTGAATGGTTTTGTTGAGAAGGAAGGAGGGCTGGTCACTCTcaactgctctgctctcggtcaTCCTGCTCCACAGTTCACCTGGAAACCTTCTGGCAAAGAG tcaGTGAACGTAGTGGGGAATAAGGTTATCAGCACAGTCACTCTTGAGGCCTCGGCGGCAGTTCTGAAGGATGGTGTGATTTGTGAAGCATACAACAAGCATGGGAGAGACAGCAAGAACTTCAAGGTGTCCATCAAATCAG ATCCAGACAAATCATCAAATCCCAATACTGCTAACCGAG CGGATAAACAGCAGGGAGGTTCAAGCGCGGTCGTGATTGCCGTGGTAGTGTGCGTTCTACTGCTTCTCGTCCTGGTGGCTCTGCTCTTCTTCCTTAGTAAGAAGGGCAAGCTGAGCTGTGGGAAAAAGGACAAGAAGGATGT GGCATCTGGGGAGGTGAAAGGTGGTATTGTGGTGGAGATGAAGTCCAATGAGAAAGGCAATGAAGAGGCTGGTCTGCTTAAGAAACCAAATGCAGAACAG tga
- the bcam gene encoding basal cell adhesion molecule isoform X1, translating into MERAMLGRFGICGTLLVVALQVCLASVTVKVTPEVEVIKGETVKLPCSYTSSAPASAVVVQWLIEDSGARKQIAFKSPQGIGVDPGTTMTDRLTMENDLSLTISPVMVEDERIYICQVSAGAVGFSEDKTQVKVFFAPEKPTITGNNQAITVTPETGSSSEVGKCISRNAHPQPRIIWFKDATPLPEVKDLKEKTYMIPSVVKEASGLYTMTSTLFMQPVKADAKSVFHCTVEYSMPNNQIKQESSEKFSLSLLYSTETVFFKLKNQGPVKEGDDVLMECETDGNPQPEFEFYKGDKQLGGLKGTLTVKNVTRMDAGIYKCEALDFDAEEGVELTKTLSLNVHYLDPVAVTPEGPLVAAKGDAVELQCKTKSSDEYTLQWKKDSKELSQTGVLTLQSVTLADAGVYLCVGAVPSVPGLRKKANVTLTVTGAPEIAAPLNGFVEKEGGLVTLNCSALGHPAPQFTWKPSGKESVNVVGNKVISTVTLEASAAVLKDGVICEAYNKHGRDSKNFKVSIKSDPDKSSNPNTANRGNPVFKTADKQQGGSSAVVIAVVVCVLLLLVLVALLFFLSKKGKLSCGKKDKKDVASGEVKGGIVVEMKSNEKGNEEAGLLKKPNAEQ; encoded by the exons ATGGAGAGAGCGATGTTGGGACGGTTCGGGATTTGCGGCACCTTGCTCGTTGTAGCGCTGCAAg TATGTCTGGCTTCAGTCACGGTCAAGGTGACTCCAGAGGTGGAAGTGATTAAAGGAGAGACTGTCAAACTTCCTTGCAGCTACACCTCCTCTGCACCGGCCTCTGCTGTTGTGGTCCAGTGGTTGATT GAGGATTCAGGTGCAAGAAAACAAATTGCTTTCAAGTCTCCACAAGGTATTGGTGTTGATCCAGGCACAACAATGACAGATCGTCTAACCATGGAAAACGACCTGTCCCTCACCATCTCTCCAGTCATGGTGGAAGATGAGCGAATCTACATCTGCCAAGTGTCTGCCGGAGCTGTAGGGTTCTCTGAAGATAAGACCCAGGTCAAGGTTTTCT TTGCTCCGGAGAAGCCAACGATCACAGGAAATAATCAGGCTATTACTGTCACTCCCGAAACTGGCTCCTCCTCGGAG GTGGGCAAGTGCATCAGTAGGAATGCTCACCCTCAGCCTCGTATTATTTGGTTTAAAGATGCCACTCCTCTGCCTGAAGTAAAGGACCTGAAGGAAA aaaCATATATGATACCTAGTGTGGTGAAGGAAGCCTCAGGCCTGTACACCATGACCAGCACGCTGTTCATGCAGCCGGTTAAAGCTGATGCTAAATCTGTCTTCCACTGCACGGTGGAGTACAGCATGCCAAACAACCAGATCAAACAGGAGAGCTCCGAAAAGTTCAGCCTCTCGCTGCTCT ATTCAACAGAAACCGTGTTCTTCAAACTGAAGAATCAGGGGCCAGTCAAAGAGGGGGATGATGTGCTGATGGAGTGTGAGACTGACGGAAACCCTCAGCCAGAGTTTGAATTTTATAAAGGG GACAAACAACTGGGAGGATTGAAAGGAACGCTAACAGTGAAGAATGTCACTCGAATGGATGCTGGAATCTATAAGTGTGAAGCTCTGGATTTTGATGCTGAAGAGGGTGTTGAGCTTACCAAAACTCTTAGCTTAAATGTTCACT ATCTTGACCCCGTGGCAGTGACTCCAGAAGGCCCATTGGTTGCTGCTAAAGGAGATGCTGTGGAGCTTCAGTGTAAGACCAAGTCCTCTGATGAATACACCCTGCAGTGGAAAAAG GACTCAAAGGAGCTGTCGCAGACGGGTGTGTTGACCCTCCAGTCAGTGACTCTGGCTGACGCTGGCGTGTATTTATGTGTCGGAGCTGTACCTTCAGTGCCAGGTCTCCGAAAAAAAGCCAATGTCACCCTTACCGTCACAG gtGCACCTGAGATTGCTGCACCACTGAATGGTTTTGTTGAGAAGGAAGGAGGGCTGGTCACTCTcaactgctctgctctcggtcaTCCTGCTCCACAGTTCACCTGGAAACCTTCTGGCAAAGAG tcaGTGAACGTAGTGGGGAATAAGGTTATCAGCACAGTCACTCTTGAGGCCTCGGCGGCAGTTCTGAAGGATGGTGTGATTTGTGAAGCATACAACAAGCATGGGAGAGACAGCAAGAACTTCAAGGTGTCCATCAAATCAG ATCCAGACAAATCATCAAATCCCAATACTGCTAACCGAG GAAACCCAGTATTTAAAACAG CGGATAAACAGCAGGGAGGTTCAAGCGCGGTCGTGATTGCCGTGGTAGTGTGCGTTCTACTGCTTCTCGTCCTGGTGGCTCTGCTCTTCTTCCTTAGTAAGAAGGGCAAGCTGAGCTGTGGGAAAAAGGACAAGAAGGATGT GGCATCTGGGGAGGTGAAAGGTGGTATTGTGGTGGAGATGAAGTCCAATGAGAAAGGCAATGAAGAGGCTGGTCTGCTTAAGAAACCAAATGCAGAACAG tga